In Flavobacterium sp. N3904, one DNA window encodes the following:
- a CDS encoding anhydro-N-acetylmuramic acid kinase, protein MKKDYYNVIGVMSGTSLDGVDLAHIQFEIKNDKWSFEISECETISYDLNWISILKTAVDYKENQLIALNKNYTQLLASIIVDFIKKHDIHDLDAVCSHGHTILHQPQNGFTLQIGNLPEIAKLTHQKVVCDFRVQDVQLGGQGAPLVPIGDRILFSEYDYCMNLGGFSNVSFEENNQRIAFDISPVNTVLNFYANQLGLDYDDKGQISKTGKCNAILLDELNALDFYNKKYPKSLGFEFVKETVLPIIEKYQIPVEDKLNTFSEHVAFQIAAALPKKDGNLLTTGGGAYNDFLMERIQFYLPKMNIIIPSKKILEFKEALIFALLGVLKLREETNVLQSVTGAHHDHSSGIIFLGN, encoded by the coding sequence ATGAAAAAAGATTACTATAACGTTATCGGAGTGATGTCAGGAACTTCGCTAGATGGAGTCGATTTGGCTCATATTCAATTCGAAATAAAAAATGATAAATGGTCATTTGAAATATCCGAATGCGAAACCATTTCTTACGATTTGAATTGGATTTCCATTTTGAAAACTGCCGTAGATTACAAAGAAAACCAACTGATAGCATTAAATAAAAACTACACTCAACTTTTGGCTTCCATTATTGTTGATTTTATAAAGAAGCATGACATTCACGATTTGGATGCCGTATGTTCGCATGGACACACCATTTTACATCAGCCACAAAACGGTTTTACACTTCAAATTGGAAATTTACCCGAAATTGCAAAACTGACACATCAAAAAGTAGTTTGCGATTTCAGGGTGCAAGATGTACAATTGGGTGGTCAAGGCGCCCCGTTGGTACCGATTGGCGATCGCATCTTATTTTCAGAATACGATTATTGCATGAATCTTGGTGGTTTTTCTAATGTTTCTTTTGAAGAAAACAACCAAAGAATTGCTTTTGATATTTCGCCTGTAAATACGGTGCTTAATTTTTATGCCAATCAACTGGGTCTCGATTATGATGACAAAGGTCAAATTTCAAAAACGGGTAAGTGCAATGCTATTTTGCTTGACGAATTAAACGCTTTGGATTTTTATAACAAAAAATACCCAAAATCATTAGGCTTTGAATTTGTAAAAGAAACTGTTTTGCCTATAATTGAAAAGTATCAAATTCCTGTTGAGGATAAATTAAACACTTTTTCTGAACACGTAGCGTTTCAAATTGCTGCAGCATTACCAAAAAAAGATGGTAACTTATTAACCACTGGAGGAGGCGCATACAACGATTTCTTAATGGAAAGAATTCAATTTTATTTGCCAAAAATGAATATAATAATACCCTCCAAAAAAATTCTGGAATTTAAAGAAGCATTGATTTTTGCTTTACTCGGGGTTTTAAAACTTCGGGAAGAAACCAATGTGCTACAAAGTGTAACAGGAGCACATCACGATCATAGTTCTGGAATTATTTTTCTAGGCAACTAA
- a CDS encoding chalcone isomerase family protein, giving the protein MKKIFLVAILLISSLFSEANAQKQIDYEGVTLPRTIAFEGRDLQLNGFGSRTKFWTEVYIQALYLSNLSDNATDILNSDTNMAIRLQITSSLVSSKKLSKALQKGIVKSIGEENVPKFQTQLDLLEKLLNREDTNKNDNFNLIYTPIDKSIWVYKNNVLEGKIPGFEFKKAFFGIWLSNNPVDEELKNSLLGH; this is encoded by the coding sequence ATGAAAAAAATATTTTTAGTAGCAATTCTTCTCATTTCTAGTTTATTTTCGGAAGCAAATGCTCAAAAACAAATAGATTATGAAGGAGTAACTCTTCCTAGAACAATTGCATTTGAAGGTAGGGATTTACAACTAAATGGTTTTGGATCTCGCACCAAATTTTGGACTGAAGTTTATATACAAGCTTTATACCTAAGCAATTTATCTGATAACGCTACAGATATTTTAAATAGCGACACTAATATGGCAATTCGTTTGCAAATAACATCATCATTAGTTTCTTCAAAAAAATTATCTAAAGCTTTACAAAAAGGTATTGTAAAATCTATTGGAGAAGAAAATGTACCAAAATTCCAAACCCAATTAGATTTACTGGAGAAACTTTTGAATCGCGAAGACACCAATAAAAATGACAATTTTAATTTAATCTACACACCAATTGATAAATCAATTTGGGTTTACAAAAACAATGTGTTAGAAGGTAAGATTCCAGGATTTGAATTCAAAAAAGCTTTTTTTGGTATTTGGTTGAGCAATAATCCTGTTGATGAAGAATTAAAAAACAGTTTATTAGGACATTAA
- a CDS encoding acyl-CoA dehydrogenase family protein has protein sequence MDFNLTEEQLMIQQAARDFAQTELLEGVIERDEHSKFPTEQVKKMADLGFLGMMVDPKYGGSGLDSVSYVLAISEIAKIDASAAVIMSVNNSLVCAGLEKYCNEEQKMKYLVPLAKGEVIGAFCLSEPEAGSDATSQKTTAIDKGDYYLLNGTKNWITNGGTASTYIVIAQTDVEKGHKGINAFIVEKGWAGFDIGPKEKKMGIRGSDTHSLLFNDVKVPKENRIGADGFGFNFAMSVLNGGRIGIASQALGIATGAYELALKYSQERKAFGKEIFKHQAIAFKLADMATQISAAKLLCFNAAYQKDQGMDISQSGAMAKLFASQTAMDTTIEAVQIHGGNGYVAEYHVERMMRDAKITQIYEGTSEIQRIVISRTLIA, from the coding sequence ATGGATTTTAATCTTACCGAGGAACAATTAATGATACAGCAAGCAGCGCGAGATTTTGCTCAAACTGAATTGTTGGAAGGAGTAATAGAAAGAGATGAACACTCTAAATTTCCTACAGAACAAGTCAAAAAAATGGCTGATCTTGGTTTTTTAGGAATGATGGTAGATCCAAAATATGGAGGTTCTGGTTTGGACAGTGTTTCCTATGTTTTGGCGATTTCTGAAATTGCTAAAATTGATGCTTCAGCAGCGGTTATTATGTCTGTGAATAATTCATTGGTTTGTGCTGGATTAGAAAAATACTGTAATGAAGAACAAAAAATGAAATATTTGGTTCCACTTGCCAAAGGAGAGGTGATTGGAGCATTTTGTTTATCGGAACCAGAAGCTGGATCGGATGCAACTTCTCAAAAAACCACTGCGATTGATAAGGGGGATTATTATTTATTGAACGGAACCAAAAACTGGATCACCAATGGTGGGACCGCTTCTACATATATAGTAATTGCCCAAACGGATGTTGAAAAAGGGCATAAAGGAATCAATGCCTTTATTGTTGAAAAAGGCTGGGCTGGTTTTGATATTGGACCAAAAGAAAAGAAAATGGGTATTCGTGGTTCAGACACACATTCTTTATTGTTTAATGATGTGAAAGTGCCTAAGGAGAATAGAATTGGAGCTGATGGTTTTGGTTTCAATTTTGCAATGTCAGTTTTAAACGGTGGACGTATCGGTATTGCTTCACAAGCTTTGGGAATTGCAACTGGTGCTTATGAATTGGCTTTGAAATATTCGCAAGAGCGTAAAGCTTTTGGAAAAGAAATTTTCAAACATCAAGCAATTGCTTTCAAATTGGCTGATATGGCTACACAAATTTCGGCCGCCAAATTGTTGTGTTTTAATGCGGCGTATCAAAAAGATCAAGGAATGGATATTTCTCAATCGGGAGCAATGGCCAAATTGTTTGCTTCTCAAACTGCAATGGATACTACCATTGAAGCAGTACAAATTCACGGTGGAAACGGTTATGTAGCAGAGTATCATGTCGAGCGTATGATGCGTGATGCCAAAATCACCCAAATTTATGAAGGAACTTCCGAGATTCAACGTATTGTAATTTCAAGAACTTTAATTGCATAA
- a CDS encoding NUDIX hydrolase, whose translation MLKTHLKNTKEYQPGLSIDCVIFGFDDNQLKVLLIKTGYNDSWSLPGGFISKDEDIDTAAVSVLHSRTGLKGIFLRQFNTFGAVKRNQDHFSSDALAHFGISPEEVEWYTSRFVTIGYYALVNFSRAIPQPDNSSETVQWIDHNEVPELILDHRVILDKALETLRTELNLMPIGYNLLPEKFTIPELQKLYETILGRTLDRRNFLRKIISIGILTKLDEKKSNVAHKAPNLYSFDKEKYEEVLKNGLTQGW comes from the coding sequence ATGTTAAAAACACATTTAAAAAACACTAAAGAGTATCAACCTGGATTGTCAATTGATTGTGTAATCTTTGGTTTTGATGACAATCAGCTCAAAGTTTTGTTAATCAAAACAGGGTACAATGACAGTTGGTCTTTACCTGGGGGGTTTATTTCGAAAGATGAAGATATTGATACTGCGGCTGTTAGTGTTTTACATTCCAGGACTGGACTCAAGGGAATTTTTCTGAGACAATTCAACACATTTGGAGCAGTAAAAAGAAATCAAGATCATTTTAGTAGTGATGCTTTGGCTCATTTTGGAATTTCTCCCGAAGAGGTAGAATGGTACACGAGTCGGTTTGTAACTATAGGTTATTATGCGTTGGTCAATTTTTCTAGAGCCATTCCGCAACCCGATAATTCGAGTGAAACAGTACAATGGATTGATCATAATGAGGTGCCCGAATTGATTTTAGATCACAGGGTAATTCTGGACAAGGCTTTAGAGACACTCAGAACCGAACTGAATTTAATGCCCATAGGATATAATCTTCTGCCAGAAAAATTCACTATACCCGAACTCCAAAAATTATACGAAACCATATTAGGAAGAACATTAGATCGCCGAAACTTTCTTAGAAAAATAATCTCAATAGGAATACTTACTAAACTCGACGAAAAGAAAAGTAACGTAGCCCACAAAGCCCCAAACCTCTACAGTTTTGACAAAGAGAAATACGAAGAAGTCTTGAAGAATGGTTTGACTCAAGGTTGGTAA
- a CDS encoding pyridoxamine 5'-phosphate oxidase family protein — protein MAKNFAEIAFSDAVKALQEKHGSRKGYERMEKFNFIDGLSKNEMDFIANRDSFYLASIGEKDFPYIQHRGGPKGFVKVLDKKTIGFIDFSGNKQYISVGNFATNNNVALIMMDYTVRARLKIFAKAEIIELKDNPELLTKLDLEDYQFRPERMMLFHIEAFDWNCPQHITQRFTVEEIQIAFEPQLQYISKLEKEIENLKNRLKESGLN, from the coding sequence ATGGCTAAAAATTTTGCAGAAATAGCCTTTTCGGATGCTGTCAAAGCGCTACAAGAAAAACATGGTAGTCGAAAAGGGTATGAACGAATGGAAAAATTCAATTTCATTGATGGTTTGTCCAAAAATGAAATGGATTTTATAGCCAATCGGGATAGTTTTTATTTGGCATCCATTGGTGAAAAAGACTTTCCTTACATCCAGCATCGAGGCGGACCCAAAGGTTTTGTGAAAGTCTTAGATAAAAAAACAATTGGTTTTATCGATTTTTCTGGAAACAAACAATACATATCGGTCGGGAATTTTGCGACCAACAATAATGTGGCATTAATTATGATGGATTATACTGTAAGGGCCAGGTTGAAAATTTTTGCCAAAGCCGAAATTATTGAACTGAAAGATAATCCGGAGTTATTGACCAAACTCGATTTAGAAGATTATCAGTTTCGTCCAGAGCGAATGATGCTTTTTCATATTGAAGCTTTTGACTGGAATTGTCCTCAGCACATCACACAACGTTTTACTGTGGAAGAAATACAAATAGCTTTTGAACCACAGCTTCAGTACATTTCAAAGTTAGAAAAAGAAATAGAAAATCTTAAAAACAGACTAAAAGAATCTGGTTTAAACTAA
- a CDS encoding nuclear transport factor 2 family protein — MEKRHPLPPFNMETALQKVQLAEDAWNSKDPERIALAYTIDTEWRNRTDFINGREAVKEFLKGKWEKELEYKLKKELWGFRENRMAVRFEYEYRNAAGQWFRAYGNENWEFDENGLMRKRFASINDLPIDEKDRKFK, encoded by the coding sequence ATGGAAAAAAGACATCCACTTCCGCCTTTTAATATGGAAACTGCTTTACAAAAAGTGCAACTAGCCGAAGATGCTTGGAACAGCAAAGATCCAGAACGCATTGCTTTGGCCTACACCATTGACACCGAATGGCGCAACAGAACCGATTTTATCAATGGTCGTGAAGCAGTTAAAGAATTTCTGAAAGGAAAATGGGAAAAAGAACTCGAATACAAACTCAAAAAAGAGTTATGGGGTTTTCGCGAAAATCGAATGGCCGTTCGTTTTGAATATGAATATCGAAATGCAGCGGGACAATGGTTTCGTGCCTACGGGAACGAAAATTGGGAGTTTGATGAAAATGGTTTGATGCGTAAGCGTTTTGCCAGTATTAATGATTTGCCAATAGACGAAAAAGACAGAAAATTTAAATAA
- a CDS encoding chalcone isomerase family protein: MKKIILVITLVISALFSEANAQKQIVFEGVTIPRTMKFENKTLQLNGAGSRSKMWVEVYIQALYLSILSQDPKEIINDNSTMSIRIEITSALVSSGKLTRAIHAGFEKSAGDRFETLKPKMELLKSYLAEEITRGDVFELTYNPTDSSVWVIKNGLFKGKVEGFEFKKVFFGIWLGDKPVDEDLKNSLLGI; the protein is encoded by the coding sequence GTGAAAAAAATTATATTAGTAATAACACTTGTTATTTCGGCCTTATTTTCTGAAGCAAATGCTCAAAAACAAATTGTCTTTGAAGGAGTAACCATACCGAGAACAATGAAATTTGAAAATAAAACGCTGCAACTAAATGGTGCTGGATCAAGATCTAAAATGTGGGTAGAGGTTTATATTCAAGCTTTGTATTTGAGTATATTGTCTCAAGATCCTAAAGAAATCATCAATGACAATTCTACCATGTCAATCCGAATTGAAATTACTTCAGCATTAGTTTCATCAGGTAAATTAACCCGAGCAATTCATGCAGGTTTTGAAAAATCTGCAGGTGATCGTTTTGAGACTTTAAAGCCAAAAATGGAATTGCTAAAAAGCTATTTGGCTGAAGAAATCACAAGAGGAGATGTTTTTGAATTAACTTATAATCCAACTGACAGTTCTGTTTGGGTTATAAAAAACGGTCTCTTTAAGGGGAAAGTGGAAGGATTTGAATTCAAAAAAGTATTTTTTGGTATTTGGTTAGGGGATAAACCAGTTGACGAAGATTTAAAAAATAGTTTATTGGGTATTTAG
- a CDS encoding glycoside hydrolase family 3 C-terminal domain-containing protein has translation MKNTFLLIIGFFISVSAFSQTTDYREKAKKLVSQLTLEEKASLCSGETAWSTQAIPRLGIPSIFMTDGPHGLRKAVGFDFTNSVPATCFPTASALASSWNTALAQKMGEALALESQANDVQILLGPGVNMKRSPLGGRNFEYFSEDPILAGRIATAFINGVQSQGVGTSMKHFAANNQEFERMSNSSNVDERTLNEIYFPAFEMAVKEAQPWTVMCSYNKLNGVYASENKYLLDDVLKKKWGFKGFVVSDWGAVNDRALGVEAGLNLEMPASGGYNNKKIIEAVKKGALKETTLDEIVIETLAVTLKAKDSHKQGIVVDKPKHNALARQVSGECIVLLKNDNSILPLSTTTTKIAIIGAFGKTPRYQGSGSSQVKPTQIENAYDELQKLSKGTSFSYAAGYATDGTTNETLIAEAVQNAKNAETVIVFAGLPDIYESEGYDRANMDMPAGHNQLIDAVAKVNKNVVVVLMNGSAVSMPWKKEVSAIVEAYLGGQAGGGAIADVLTGKVNPSGKLSETFPARLEDTPTAIDFPSKDGNANYGEGIFIGYRYYDKRKIEPNFPFGYGLSYTTFAYSDIKANTTLAKDTDDIIISLKVKNTGKVAGKEVVELYVREQATETSRPENELKHFEKVDLNAGEEKTISFHLTSRDFAYYSTVAHDWVVKSGKFDIRVGGSSRDLPLQQTIEIQSTKTAKIVFTRNSMFKEFKNAPNSSVIYEQLTRSFTGGNKKAVTEEEKKAESFMQAMLGDMPISKFILLSGGKFTEEDLQAILKSANAS, from the coding sequence ATGAAAAATACATTTTTGCTCATTATAGGATTTTTTATTTCGGTATCAGCATTCTCACAAACCACGGATTATAGAGAAAAAGCCAAAAAGTTAGTTTCCCAATTGACTCTGGAAGAAAAAGCGTCCTTATGTTCTGGAGAAACAGCATGGTCCACACAAGCAATTCCGAGATTGGGAATTCCTTCTATATTTATGACGGATGGCCCTCACGGTTTACGAAAAGCTGTAGGTTTTGATTTTACCAATAGTGTACCTGCCACTTGTTTTCCTACTGCCTCTGCTTTGGCCTCCTCATGGAATACGGCTTTGGCACAAAAAATGGGGGAAGCATTGGCTCTAGAATCACAAGCCAATGATGTTCAAATTTTGTTAGGCCCAGGTGTCAATATGAAACGTTCTCCATTGGGCGGTCGTAATTTTGAATACTTTTCTGAAGATCCTATTCTGGCTGGTAGAATTGCTACGGCATTTATAAACGGAGTTCAAAGCCAAGGTGTAGGAACTTCGATGAAACATTTTGCAGCCAACAATCAAGAATTTGAACGAATGTCCAACAGTTCCAATGTAGACGAGCGCACTCTGAACGAAATCTATTTTCCTGCTTTTGAAATGGCGGTAAAAGAAGCACAGCCTTGGACCGTTATGTGTTCGTATAATAAATTGAATGGTGTATATGCTTCTGAGAATAAATATTTATTAGATGATGTTCTAAAGAAAAAATGGGGTTTCAAAGGATTTGTTGTTTCTGACTGGGGAGCGGTAAATGACAGGGCTCTAGGAGTTGAAGCAGGTTTAAACCTTGAAATGCCAGCCAGTGGAGGATATAATAATAAAAAAATCATCGAAGCGGTAAAAAAAGGCGCTTTGAAAGAAACCACATTAGACGAAATTGTAATTGAAACGCTGGCCGTAACGCTTAAAGCGAAAGATAGTCACAAACAAGGAATAGTGGTAGACAAACCAAAGCACAATGCTTTGGCAAGACAAGTAAGTGGCGAATGTATTGTTTTGTTAAAAAATGACAACTCTATTTTACCGTTATCCACTACGACTACCAAAATTGCAATTATTGGGGCATTCGGAAAAACACCGCGTTACCAAGGTTCTGGAAGTTCGCAAGTAAAACCAACACAAATAGAAAACGCCTACGATGAATTGCAAAAATTGTCTAAAGGAACCTCTTTTTCTTATGCCGCAGGTTACGCAACTGATGGAACAACAAATGAAACATTGATTGCCGAAGCAGTACAAAATGCGAAAAATGCCGAAACTGTTATAGTCTTTGCAGGGTTACCAGATATTTATGAATCTGAAGGATACGACAGAGCCAACATGGATATGCCTGCGGGACACAACCAATTGATTGACGCCGTTGCCAAAGTCAATAAAAATGTGGTGGTGGTTTTAATGAATGGATCGGCGGTTTCTATGCCTTGGAAAAAAGAGGTGTCAGCAATTGTAGAAGCGTATTTAGGTGGTCAAGCCGGTGGTGGTGCGATTGCTGATGTATTGACTGGAAAAGTAAATCCTTCCGGAAAATTATCCGAAACTTTCCCGGCGCGTCTGGAAGATACTCCTACAGCAATCGATTTTCCTTCAAAAGACGGTAATGCCAATTACGGTGAGGGAATATTCATTGGATACCGTTATTATGACAAAAGAAAAATCGAACCTAATTTTCCTTTCGGGTACGGGTTAAGTTACACCACTTTTGCATATTCTGATATTAAAGCAAATACAACACTTGCCAAAGATACTGACGATATCATTATTTCGTTGAAAGTAAAAAATACAGGCAAAGTCGCTGGCAAGGAAGTAGTCGAATTGTATGTACGTGAACAAGCTACAGAAACGTCTCGACCAGAAAATGAATTGAAACATTTTGAAAAAGTAGACTTAAATGCAGGAGAAGAAAAAACAATAAGCTTTCACTTAACATCTCGCGATTTTGCTTATTACAGTACTGTTGCTCACGACTGGGTTGTAAAATCAGGAAAATTTGACATTCGAGTAGGAGGTTCTTCAAGAGATTTGCCTTTGCAACAAACTATTGAAATTCAATCTACCAAAACGGCCAAAATTGTTTTTACGCGTAATTCTATGTTCAAAGAATTCAAAAACGCACCAAATAGTTCTGTGATATATGAACAGCTTACTAGAAGTTTTACTGGCGGTAATAAAAAAGCTGTAACCGAAGAAGAGAAAAAAGCAGAATCTTTTATGCAAGCCATGCTGGGAGATATGCCAATCAGTAAATTCATATTGCTTTCAGGCGGAAAATTTACCGAAGAAGATCTGCAAGCTATTTTAAAAAGTGCTAATGCAAGTTAA
- a CDS encoding Crp/Fnr family transcriptional regulator, whose translation MYDELKYWYLRDHKLFWTLSMSQIKQLCIITGFKKAKKGDVIYFSSSDVPRVFLLKKGSIKIVAVDDDGNETIKDIIQKGDLFGELTLENDVNSNEYAKALTDEIIICSFLLSDFENLLLQNPSLALSYTKFVGLKMKRIKNNYANLISKDAKTRLYQFLKDWAEREGKRTDNRVVLENYLTQNDMAQVICTSRQTATQLLNEMETNGLLYYNRKEIIIEDITKL comes from the coding sequence ATGTACGACGAATTAAAATATTGGTACCTTCGAGATCACAAATTATTTTGGACATTGAGTATGTCACAAATTAAACAGTTGTGTATTATTACGGGTTTTAAAAAAGCAAAAAAAGGAGACGTGATTTATTTTTCTTCTTCAGATGTGCCAAGGGTTTTTCTTCTTAAAAAAGGGAGCATCAAAATTGTTGCTGTCGATGATGACGGCAACGAAACCATCAAAGATATTATTCAAAAAGGCGATTTGTTTGGTGAATTGACTTTGGAAAATGATGTAAATTCCAATGAATATGCCAAAGCATTGACCGATGAAATTATTATTTGTAGTTTTCTGCTATCTGATTTTGAAAACTTATTGCTTCAAAATCCTAGTTTGGCGTTGTCTTATACCAAGTTTGTAGGATTGAAAATGAAACGCATCAAAAACAATTATGCGAATTTAATTTCGAAGGATGCCAAAACTAGATTGTATCAATTTTTAAAAGATTGGGCCGAAAGAGAGGGCAAACGAACAGATAATAGAGTTGTTCTTGAAAATTATCTCACCCAGAATGATATGGCTCAAGTGATTTGCACTTCCAGACAAACAGCCACTCAATTGCTAAATGAAATGGAGACTAATGGCTTGTTGTATTACAATCGTAAAGAAATTATCATTGAAGATATTACTAAATTGTAG
- a CDS encoding carboxymuconolactone decarboxylase family protein has product MTTTTFSVPTRSEVSENNQVIFDNLQKALGFVPNLYATIAYSKNGLEKYLAYQNAKTSLSNKEKEAVNLIVSQVNNCTYCQSAHTVIGKMNGFTDVQLLDIRRGKATDAKLNALVQLAAEITQTRGNANSDLVDAFFAQGYTNENLVDLILQVSDKTAMNYLHNLTQVPVDFPLAPAL; this is encoded by the coding sequence ATGACAACTACAACATTTTCAGTTCCAACAAGATCAGAAGTTTCAGAAAACAACCAAGTAATTTTTGATAATTTACAAAAAGCATTAGGATTTGTTCCAAATTTATATGCTACGATTGCCTATTCAAAAAATGGATTGGAAAAATATTTAGCTTATCAAAATGCAAAAACTTCTTTATCCAATAAAGAAAAAGAAGCGGTAAATTTAATCGTAAGTCAAGTTAACAACTGTACGTATTGCCAAAGTGCCCATACGGTTATTGGAAAAATGAATGGTTTTACAGATGTGCAATTGTTGGACATTAGAAGAGGAAAAGCTACGGATGCCAAATTGAATGCACTGGTTCAGCTTGCTGCCGAAATTACACAGACCAGAGGAAACGCTAATTCTGATTTAGTTGACGCTTTTTTTGCTCAAGGTTATACTAATGAGAATTTAGTAGATTTGATACTTCAAGTGAGTGATAAAACAGCAATGAACTATTTGCACAATTTAACTCAAGTGCCAGTTGATTTTCCTTTGGCACCAGCTTTATAA